A single region of the Halopiger xanaduensis SH-6 genome encodes:
- the ftsZ gene encoding cell division protein FtsZ, whose amino-acid sequence MQDIVQDALENAEQEARQMDADMDDDEFGDPRIVIVGCGGAGNNTVNRLYNIGVDGADTVAINTDKQHLKMIEADTKILVGKSLTQGLGAGGDPSMGERATEMAQGTIKEVLGDADLVFVTAGMGGGTGTGAAPVVSEIAKEQGAIVVGMVSTPFNVERARTVKAEEGLEKLREQADSIIVLDNNRLLDYVPNLPIGKAFSVMDQIIAETVKGISETITQPSLINLDYADMSTIMNQGGVAVMLVGETQDKNKTDEVVKDAMNHPLLDVDYRGASGGLVHITGGPDLTLKEAEGIADNITERLEASANVIWGARIQENYKGKVRVMAIMTGVQSAQVLGPTTQKQADKSRASIEGLDETDFDASNNVETASSSTGTGYGAQSDGGREEVEQQNGVDVIR is encoded by the coding sequence ATGCAGGATATCGTTCAAGACGCCCTCGAGAACGCCGAACAGGAAGCCCGGCAGATGGACGCCGACATGGACGATGACGAGTTCGGCGATCCGCGAATCGTCATCGTCGGCTGCGGCGGCGCCGGCAACAACACCGTCAACCGGCTGTACAACATCGGCGTCGACGGCGCTGACACCGTGGCGATCAACACGGACAAGCAGCACCTCAAGATGATCGAGGCCGACACGAAGATCCTGGTCGGCAAGTCGCTCACCCAGGGACTCGGCGCCGGCGGCGACCCCTCGATGGGGGAGCGCGCGACCGAGATGGCCCAGGGCACGATCAAGGAAGTGCTCGGCGACGCGGACCTCGTGTTCGTGACCGCCGGCATGGGCGGCGGGACCGGCACCGGCGCCGCGCCCGTCGTCTCGGAGATCGCCAAAGAGCAGGGCGCGATTGTCGTCGGCATGGTCTCGACGCCGTTCAACGTCGAGCGCGCACGTACCGTCAAGGCCGAGGAGGGCCTCGAGAAGCTGCGCGAGCAGGCCGACTCGATCATCGTCCTCGACAACAACCGACTGCTCGATTACGTCCCGAACCTCCCGATCGGCAAGGCGTTCTCGGTGATGGACCAGATCATCGCCGAGACGGTCAAGGGCATCTCGGAGACGATTACCCAGCCGTCGCTGATCAACCTGGACTACGCCGACATGTCCACGATCATGAACCAGGGCGGCGTCGCCGTCATGCTGGTCGGCGAAACCCAGGACAAGAACAAGACCGACGAGGTCGTCAAGGACGCGATGAACCACCCGCTGCTGGACGTCGACTACCGCGGCGCCTCCGGCGGCCTGGTCCACATCACGGGCGGCCCCGACCTCACCCTCAAAGAGGCCGAGGGCATTGCGGACAACATCACGGAGCGACTCGAGGCCTCCGCGAACGTCATCTGGGGCGCCCGTATCCAGGAGAACTACAAGGGCAAGGTCCGCGTCATGGCGATCATGACCGGCGTCCAGTCGGCGCAGGTGCTCGGCCCGACGACCCAGAAGCAGGCCGACAAGTCCCGCGCGAGCATCGAAGGGCTCGACGAGACCGACTTCGACGCGAGCAACAACGTCGAAACCGCGAGCTCGAGCACCGGCACCGGCTACGGTGCCCAGAGCGACGGCGGCCGCGAGGAAGTCGAACAGCAGAACGGCGTCGACGTGATCCGCTAG
- a CDS encoding double zinc ribbon domain-containing protein: MSKITFRADDDLVEELEALETSKSEAMREALRAYLEEEEEVSGTSVQDGSDGAENESAARANETAIDDLVRERVDELLTERLAEMGYNAHGREGQPRPQSSQPQDVNVTIALEDGRARRVDEAQGSASSHARPHTQARSDSRAGRESEHGRDRSQHPQDEPQSQSQSRTPSRQRTCGQCGEDVDGEHVFCPNCGEKVSRRLFCDCGDELRSDWAFCPSCGRRTASADVLESNSQRS; the protein is encoded by the coding sequence ATGAGCAAGATCACGTTCCGCGCCGACGACGACCTCGTCGAGGAACTCGAGGCGCTCGAGACCTCGAAGAGCGAGGCGATGCGGGAGGCGCTTCGAGCGTACCTCGAGGAGGAGGAGGAGGTGAGCGGTACGTCGGTGCAGGACGGATCGGACGGGGCCGAAAACGAGAGCGCAGCGCGCGCGAACGAAACCGCGATCGACGATCTGGTTCGCGAGCGCGTCGACGAACTCCTGACGGAGCGACTAGCGGAGATGGGATACAACGCGCACGGGCGCGAGGGACAGCCGCGCCCGCAGTCGTCCCAACCGCAGGACGTAAACGTCACGATCGCGCTCGAGGACGGGCGGGCGCGGCGCGTCGACGAGGCCCAGGGTTCGGCGTCGTCACACGCACGGCCACACACGCAGGCCCGGTCCGACTCGCGAGCGGGTCGCGAGAGCGAACACGGCCGCGATCGCTCGCAGCACCCGCAGGACGAGCCTCAGTCCCAGTCCCAGTCCCGAACGCCGAGCCGACAGCGCACGTGCGGCCAGTGCGGCGAGGACGTCGACGGCGAGCACGTCTTCTGTCCCAACTGCGGGGAGAAGGTTTCTCGCCGGTTGTTCTGCGACTGCGGCGACGAACTGCGATCGGACTGGGCGTTCTGCCCCAGCTGCGGCCGACGGACGGCGTCAGCGGACGTACTCGAGTCGAACAGTCAACGATCGTGA
- the ncsA gene encoding tRNA 2-thiolation protein NcsA produces the protein MDCNRCDDEAVMHAAYSGAHLCEDHFRESVEKRVRRRVRRDDLVPQDATPDDPETWVIGLSGGKDSVVLTQILHDTFAEDPRIELVGLTIHEGIEGYRDKSVDACVELTDDLEIRHELVSYAEEFGVRMDDVVEDDPENMAACAYCGVFRRDILERYADEYGADLLLTGHNLDDEAQTALMNFLEGDVAQIAKHFDASLGPLSEREDQDDFIPRAKPLRDVPEKEVALYAHLNDLPAHITECPHASEAYRGEIQQLLYDLEENHPGTRHSILSGYEELAQMAATEFNGDNEDGADLQECEQCGSMTTRNVCRKCSLLETLV, from the coding sequence ATGGACTGTAACCGGTGTGACGACGAGGCGGTCATGCACGCCGCCTACTCGGGGGCACACCTCTGCGAGGACCACTTCCGCGAGTCGGTCGAGAAGCGGGTGCGCCGACGGGTCCGACGGGACGACCTCGTTCCGCAGGACGCCACACCCGACGACCCCGAAACGTGGGTCATCGGCCTCTCCGGGGGAAAGGACAGCGTCGTCCTCACGCAGATCCTCCACGACACCTTCGCCGAGGACCCGCGCATCGAACTCGTCGGGCTGACGATCCACGAAGGGATCGAGGGCTACCGCGACAAGTCGGTCGACGCCTGCGTCGAACTCACCGACGACCTCGAGATCCGCCACGAACTCGTCAGCTACGCCGAGGAGTTCGGCGTTCGAATGGACGACGTCGTTGAGGACGATCCCGAGAACATGGCCGCCTGCGCCTACTGCGGCGTCTTTCGGCGCGATATTCTCGAGCGCTACGCCGACGAATACGGGGCCGATCTCCTGCTGACGGGCCACAATCTGGACGACGAGGCCCAGACCGCGCTGATGAACTTCCTCGAGGGCGACGTCGCCCAGATCGCCAAACACTTCGACGCCAGCCTCGGGCCGCTCTCGGAGCGCGAGGACCAGGACGATTTCATCCCGCGCGCGAAGCCGCTGCGGGACGTCCCCGAGAAGGAGGTCGCTCTCTACGCGCACCTCAACGACCTTCCGGCCCACATCACGGAATGTCCCCACGCCAGCGAGGCCTACCGCGGCGAGATCCAGCAACTACTCTACGATCTCGAGGAGAACCACCCCGGCACCCGCCACTCGATCCTCTCGGGGTACGAGGAACTGGCCCAAATGGCGGCTACGGAGTTTAACGGCGACAACGAGGACGGTGCGGATCTACAGGAGTGCGAACAGTGCGGTTCGATGACAACGCGGAACGTCTGTCGGAAGTGCTCGCTGCTCGAGACGCTGGTTTGA
- a CDS encoding double zinc ribbon domain-containing protein, protein MGPIGWLVFVPMLLIGGYQAHRERREWSEAERECAALNYCPNCGSPVDSEGFDAIDDSEADEDGDWRVRYCSTCGAPLESFLSLRSRGSDTSSVDERFETGTDRSGTVTNCSDCGAPNDPDRTTCKHCDAEL, encoded by the coding sequence ATGGGACCGATCGGCTGGCTGGTCTTCGTCCCGATGCTGCTGATCGGCGGCTATCAGGCGCACCGCGAGCGGCGCGAGTGGTCCGAGGCCGAACGCGAGTGCGCTGCCCTCAACTACTGTCCCAACTGCGGATCGCCGGTCGATTCTGAGGGGTTCGACGCGATCGACGATTCGGAGGCCGACGAGGACGGTGACTGGCGGGTTCGCTACTGCTCGACCTGTGGGGCACCGCTCGAGTCGTTCCTGTCGCTTCGTTCTCGCGGCTCCGATACCAGTTCCGTCGACGAACGCTTCGAGACTGGCACCGATCGGTCGGGCACCGTGACGAACTGTTCGGACTGCGGCGCGCCCAACGATCCGGATCGAACGACGTGCAAGCACTGCGACGCCGAACTGTAA
- a CDS encoding alpha/beta fold hydrolase — translation MRHRVFNEDGDEELVFVMGWGNRWTHENVSWLIGKLTDAGYRVHAFELPTNIDDFKADWLEPIAEYVLDLEGYQLLGHSAGALVAQALDGADNHVYLSPWWGYSNAYPDLALEGVSQVPTTFPFLPVGEMDRSALGEKATDHQLATLPRWVSPAFVRETRHAQEELLAIDHDAVVFCSLRDPVIDLRPIGERVPAEHVVLYNGGHELFSSASRERHVDTLLAALEEGAEAVEETAEDEEAAVPA, via the coding sequence TGGACCCACGAGAACGTCAGCTGGCTCATCGGTAAGCTGACCGACGCCGGCTACCGGGTCCACGCCTTCGAACTCCCCACCAACATCGACGACTTCAAAGCCGACTGGCTCGAGCCGATCGCCGAGTACGTCCTCGACCTCGAGGGGTACCAGCTGCTGGGTCACAGCGCCGGCGCGCTGGTCGCGCAGGCCTTAGACGGCGCGGACAACCACGTCTACCTGAGCCCGTGGTGGGGGTACAGCAACGCCTACCCGGACCTGGCTCTCGAGGGCGTCTCACAGGTACCGACGACGTTCCCGTTCCTCCCCGTCGGCGAGATGGACCGGTCGGCGCTCGGCGAGAAGGCGACCGACCACCAGCTCGCGACGCTGCCCCGCTGGGTGTCGCCGGCGTTCGTCCGCGAGACGCGCCACGCCCAGGAGGAACTGCTCGCGATCGACCACGACGCGGTCGTTTTCTGCTCGCTGCGCGACCCGGTCATCGACCTCCGACCGATCGGCGAGCGGGTCCCCGCCGAGCACGTCGTCCTCTACAACGGCGGCCACGAACTGTTCTCCTCGGCGAGCCGGGAGCGCCACGTCGACACGCTGCTGGCCGCGCTCGAGGAGGGAGCCGAAGCCGTCGAAGAGACGGCGGAAGACGAGGAAGCGGCGGTACCGGCTTGA
- a CDS encoding ribbon-helix-helix domain-containing protein: MERVTLRIPKQQIEEVEQLVDSGEFPNRSEAIRSAVREMINEEYDGQTEQSRQRNWAKV, encoded by the coding sequence ATGGAGCGTGTGACACTGCGCATTCCGAAACAGCAGATCGAGGAGGTCGAACAGTTAGTTGACTCGGGCGAGTTCCCGAACCGGAGCGAGGCGATCCGGTCGGCCGTCCGCGAGATGATCAACGAAGAGTACGACGGACAGACCGAGCAGTCCCGTCAGCGTAATTGGGCCAAGGTGTAA